A single genomic interval of Salvelinus namaycush isolate Seneca chromosome 41, SaNama_1.0, whole genome shotgun sequence harbors:
- the LOC120034129 gene encoding coronin-1A-like has translation MSRKVVRASKFRHVFGQGVKADQCYDDIRISQMTWDSNFCSVNPKFVAMIVDASGGGAFLVLPLNKTGRIDMSQPTVCGHTGPVLDIEFCPHNDNIIASGSEDCSVMIWEIPEGGLVTPLNDPVVKLEGHSKRVGILSWHPTAHNVLMSAGCDNVVILWNVACGEAMVRIDSVHPDLIYSACWNRDGSQILTSCKDKTIRVLDPRKGTVIAEKEKTHEGSRPVKAVFVSDGKILSTGFSRMSERQVALWDPKSFGEPLTLQELDTSSGVLLPFFDPDTGIVYLCGKGDSSIRYFEVTDEAPYVHYLSMYSSKESQKGMGYMPKRGLEVNKCEIARFYKLHERKCEPVVMTVPRKSDLFQEDLYPDTMGPEPSVEANEWFEGKEGQPILISLKDGFATTTKTKEFKVHKSLLKTTSAAMGHQHDNSGEVHALQKEVKTLKETVEELTKRVSELESNN, from the exons ATGTCTAGGAAGGTAGTGAGAGCCAGTAAGTTCCGTCATGTCTTCGGCCAGGGGGTGAAGGCTGACCAGTGCTACGATGACATCCGCATCTCCCAGATGACCTGGGACAGCAACTTCTGCTCTGTCAACCCCAAGTTCGTGGCCATGATTGTGGATGCCAGCGGAGGAGGGGCCTTCCTAGTGCTTCCTCTGAACAAG ACGGGTCGTATTGACATGTCCCAGCCCACAGTCTGTGGACACACAGGCCCAGTGCTGGATATTGAGTTCTGTCCCCACAACGACAACATCATTGCCAGTGGTTCAGAGGACTGCAGTGTCATG ATTTGGGAGATCCCGGAGGGTGGCCTGGTCACGCCCCTGAACGACCCCGTGGTGAAGCTGGAGGGGCACTCCAAACGCGTGGGCATCCTCAGTTGGCACCCCACTGCCCACAATGTGCTCATGAGCGCAG GCTGTGACAACGTGGTGATCCTGTGGAACGTGGCGTGTGGAGAGGCCATGGTGAGGATCGACTCGGTCCACCCTGACCTCATCTATAGTGCCTGCTGGAACAGGGACGGATCCCAGATCCTCACCTCCTGTAAGGACAAGACCATACGTGTGCTGGACCCCCGCAAGGGCACAGTCATTGCC gagaaggagaagacccaCGAAGGCTCCAGGCCTGTCAAGGCTGTGTTTGTGTCCGATGGGAAGATCCTGAGCACCGGCTTCAGTCGCATGAGTGAGAGGCAGGTGGCACTTTGGGACCCG AAGAGCTTTGGGGAGCCACTCACCCTGCAGGAGTTGGACACCAGCAGTGGTGTCCTATTGCCCTTCTTTGACCCTGACACTGGCATCGTCTACCTCTGTGGCAAG GGTGACAGCAGTATCCGGTACTTTGAGGTGACAGATGAGGCTCCCTATGTTCACTACCTGTCCATGTACAGCAGTAAGGAGAGTCAGAAGGGCATGGGCTACATGCCCAAGAGGGGCCTGGAGGTCAACAAGTGTGAAATCGCCAG GTTTTACAAGCTCCATGAGAGGAAGTGTGAGCCCGTTGTCATGACGGTGCCCCGCAAG tctgaCCTGTTTCAGGAGGATTTGTACCCAGACACCATGGGTCCAGAGCCGTCTGTGGAGGCCAATGAGTGGTTTGAAGGCAAAGAGGGCCAACCTATCCTGATCTCCTTGAAGGACGGTTTTGCGACAACCACCAAAACCAAAGAGTTCAAAGTTCACAAAAGTCTTCTGAAGACCACATCAGCAGCCATGGGGCATCAGCACGATAACAGTGGG gaggtACATGCCTTGCAGAAGGAGGTGAAGACTCTGAAGGAAACAGTAGAGGAGCTGACCAAGCGCGTGAGCGAACTGGAGAGCAATAATTGA
- the LOC120034110 gene encoding claudin-4-like gives MGSAGVQIVCVALGVLGLIGGIVCCAIPRWKVLSFTGQNIVTAQETEEGLWMTCVVQSTGQQQCKSYESLLVLPSDLQASRAMTIISCMVTSLAILILFAGADFTTCVENEDIKPKISLVAGIALLVSGLLLIIPVSWSAHNTIRNFYNPLVAQKMELGTCIFIGWAAGVLLILAGGLLMCFSRAKSGSSGGTAKYYGNSASAPAANKNYV, from the exons aTGGGATCTGCTGGGGTACAGATTGTATGTGTGGCCCTTGGGGTCCTGGGCCTGATCGGGGGCATTGTGTGCTGTGCCATCCCAAGGTGGAAAGTGTTATCATTTACAGGACAGAACATCGTAACGGCACAG gaAACTGAAGAGGGCCTGTGGATGACCTGTGTGGTGCAGAGTACGGGCCAGCAGCAGTGTAAGAGCTATGAGTCCCTGCTGGTCCTGCCATCTGACCTGCAGGCGTCCCGCGCCATGACCATCATCAGCTgcatggtcacctccctggccatCCTCATCTTGTTCGCCGGCGCCGACTTCACCACCTGCGTGGAGAATGAGGACATCAAGCCCAAGATCAGCCTTGTGGCCGGGATCGCCCTGTTGGTGTCTggcctcctcctcatcatccctgTCAGCTGGTCCGCCCACAACACCATCAGAAACTTCTACAACCCCCTTGTGGCCCAGAAGATGGAGCTGGGAACCTGTATCTTTATTGGCTGGGCTGCTGGGGTGCTGCTGATTCTGGCTGGAGGCCTGCTCATGTGCTTCAGCAGAGCCAAATCTGGCAGCTCGGGAGGAACCGCCAAGTACTACGGCAACAGCGCTTCAGCCCCCGCCGCCAACAAGAACTACGTCTAG